In the Deltaproteobacteria bacterium genome, GGTCGTGTCGTCGTCCTCGAACGACGGCGTCGAAGTGTTCTCGTACAGACGGTGGATATTCGTCAGGAAGATGTTGCCGGTGTCCGACACCACACCGATCTCATCTTGCACATGCAACGTGACCTGAAAGTCGTTCTGCCAATCACGCCCTTCATAGCCATTCTCCGGCAGGACCGGGTCCTTGTGGAAGATCCCCAGGCCGTCGAAGTCCTGGCGCAGCCGGTCGAGCACGATGATGTTCGGGGCGATGACCAGGAAGTTCGTGCTCAGGTCCGATCCGCGCTCGTAGCGCTTGTGGAAGTACGCCCAGGCAATCAGCAGACTCATCACTTTCGTCTTGCCGGCGCCGGTAGCCAGCTTCATCACGTAGCGGGTCCAGTCCTCGGCGAACATTCCCTTCGACACCCGACCCGACGAATCGAACTTGATCAGCGCGTACGGATCGCGCGCCTCTTCGACCTCATACAGCCAGATGGCCGACTCCACCGCCTCGCGCTGCGCGAAGAAGTACCGGAAGGGCTGTAAGGTACCATCAGCAAACGGCAGAAGGTGATCGCTTTTGAACCAGTGGTACAGCAACGCCCGCGTCGTATCGCTGGCCCCCGTATACCCAGTGTCCCGCCAGGCCTTCACGCCGTGCCGCACCTTGTACACGAGCGGCGGCAGCAATGTGGCGTAGCCGTCCTCTGTGAACAGCTCCTCGCCCGGATACCAGCGGATGCTCGGGTCGAGGAGGACGTGCGGATCGGTCGGGAAGTCGGGATGCAGGCCCATCAGGCCGCCTCGCGCTCCAACACCTGTTCCGCGTTCTTCTTGAAATCGTCGAGGGAGACGAACTGCTTGTCCCCCGCGCTGGTGATTCGGCTGCGGTCTTTCTTAGTCAACGCTTCGAAGTCTTCGTGCACGACGAAGCTCTTAAACGGCAGCTTGGCGCGCTGAAACTCCAGGCACGAGATCGCGGCCAACCTCGCCTTCGCTGTGTCTCTTACGGCGAACAAGTAGATGGGGCGCGGCTTGATATCGAACTCGAAGTCGACCTCTAGGTCGTCGCGACTTGGGATCGGCAGCGCGCCGGGGCGCGGGCGATACTTCACCAGTGATTCTTCGATGAACTCGGCCAGCAACTCGTAGAAGAGGCTCTGGATAACCTCCCGCTTGTAGAGCTGCATGTTGGAAACCTTCGCCACCGTTTGCGCGAACTGCAGGACAGCGGGATACAAGCTCTCGGGTTTTGTCTCGACAAACAGGTTGCCGTTTTCCTCGGCGACGTGATTCTCTGCCAGGATCTTCTGGAAGATGCGCTCCTTATTCGGCGTGTCCAAATCGAACGCGTACGACAAACGCATCAGCGTCATCCCGTGATCGCATATGCGCACTCGCTCTTGCGTGCCGTTCTTCGGCTCCAGAAAAATCTCCATCATGTCGCCGTCCTCGTGGTACAGCGGGGCAAGCAACTGCAGGACACCCGGCCGGCGCTCCCGAAAGGCGACGTGATGGTTGAACTGCTCCTTGAGGAGATCGAGATAGCTCATGTCTTTCGCTCCTCCCATTCGGGGTTGAGCGGCAGCTGCCGCAGGTTCGGAAAATACTCGTCGGTGTTGGTCACGTTGATGACCTTGAGGAAGTACCGCAGGGCCTCCAAGTACGAGGCGTACGCATCGGTCGGCTCTCCGCCGCGTTCCGCCCGCAGCCCGGCCTCAATGTTCTCCGGCTTAGCCTTGTGAATGTGATGGAGGAAGTGCGCTGACTCCGGCCCGCCGACAAATTCCCCGTGCGGTCCGTTGCATCGGAGCAAGCAGATACTGCTGCGCTCATCGGGCGCGCGATACTCCAGCCCGATCGAGAAATTCTCGGGGAAGTCCTCGTTGACGCGCATGAACACCGAGAACTCCAACTCGCCCTCCTGCGAACGCAGCCGCATGTCGTCGCGCCGGCTGCCGCGTTCGACGCGCATCTCCTTCCGCGGCGGATCGGAAATGATCTTGGCGCAGCTAATCAAGCGCTCGATGTCCGGCTCGGAGTAGGTCGTCACACCTTGACCTCGACGACCTTGGTCGTGTCGTTGCCGAAGATGTCGATGACCTTTACCGCGATCTTGTAGCGCTTGTTCTTCGAGTACTCGTGTTCGGCGCTGGTGAACTCCAGCGTGCGGCTCTTGCGCGTCCGGAAACTCTGCCACTCGTTCTCGAAGATGTAGTTGCCGGTCCAGATGTCCTTCTCAGCCCCGTCCTCGACGACCCGGATGATTTCGCGGCGGTTCTCGTAGTCGAAGTCCACCGCCCAGTAGTCGATCCAGTCGGTCCACTTCTTCGTCAATACCTCGCGGCTGACCGTCCCCTGCTTGTCCTTGCTGATCTTGACGACTTGCCCGCTCTCGACGGTGACCTTGCTGCCGCCGGCCTTGAGCTTCTCGCCGAGCGCATCCAAGTCGTCTTGCCGGTAGTAGACGCCGAAGTCCTTGAGCGTGACCGTCGCCTTCAGGCCCTTCACTTTTGGAAGCACCTCGACGTAGGCGACATCGTAGAACACCACCTGCCCGCGATCGACGGCGCGCTTGTCGAAGACGTCCTTGGGAATGAACTTCAAGCTGAGGCCGATGCCCTTGGCGCGCGCTTCGTCTTGCACTGCGGGAGTGAGGCCCATCTCGAACTCGAAGCCGAGGACATCCACCTTGCTGATCTGCTTGCGCCGGCACTCGGCGATGACCTCGTTGACCTGCGCCAGCGTCACCGGTGCGTCGATCGGCCCGACCACCACCATCGTGGCACCCTTCCGACCGTGGAAAGGCGGCGTCTGGAACACCCGCTCGGCTTTGTACGCCGACAGCATTAACGTCAGGTAGTGCTCCTCGCGCTGGATCGTCTGCGCGCGGCGCTGCTCCTCGGGAAGGGTTGCGTCGATGCCTACGAAGTATTGGCGCTCGTACTTGCCGAGGTTGAGTATCTCGACGCTGCGGTACGGCTGGCCCGCCGCCTTCAGCTCGCGCTGCACGCCGATGATCCGCTTACGCGTCGTGTGAATCGCGAAGCGTCCAAGATCACATCCTATCCACTTGCGGCCGAGCTTCTCCGCGACCGCGAGTGTTGTACCTGAGCCGCAAAAGAAGTCCGCGACCAAATCCCCCCTCTTAGAACAGGCCTTCAAGATCCGGTCGAGCAATGCCTCAGGCTTCTGGGTGGGAAATGGGAGTACTTCGTTGAGGGACTTATAGGCCGGAGCGATTACCCAATAGTCCTCCGGAATTTTCCCCAGTTCGTTGAGCTCACCCGATCCAAAGCCCGACCCACCGATACCACCAACGAAATTGGCCTTGGTCTTTTCGGAGTACGGAAGTCGAACGTCGTCCAAATTGAATGTCCACTTGTTGGACTTTGAGAACCAAAGGACGGTGTCGTGCGCCCTCGTAAATTGCTTCTGTGCCGCTACTCCGAACCGGTGATAACCCCAAACAATGCTGTTATGGAAATGCTCCGGCTTGAAGAGCTCATCTAGGGCCAACCAGACGATCGGCTGAACATGCCAGTCAATGTGGACAAAAATGCTTCCGTCGTCACTTAGCAGGTCTCGCATGATCCGGAGCCGCTCGTAGATGTATTGAAGGTATCGCTCGCCGCTCTTACCCCATGTATCTCGATATGCGCGCTCCTCGATAAAGCTCGGCTCCTTCGTTAGCGTCTCATCGCCGACCTCAATGTCGATGGAGAAGTCGGCGCCGACGTCGAACGGCGGGTCGATGTAGATGAGCTTCAAGCCGCCGGCGGCTTCGATCTCGCGCCTCAAGGGGCCGTTCTTGAGCGACGCCAACACCAGCTTGTTGTCGCCCCAGATGAGCTTGTTGGTCCAGCCGCTCGATTGCCGGCCGCTTTGCGCGTCGGCGGTGAACAGGTCGAGTGTCTTGCCTGTGAGGTCTTCCGAGCGCGGCTCGTCGATCTGCTCGATCGACTGGAACGGCAGCGCGACGGTGGTGACCTCGCTCGACTTGCCCTGCCAGATCAGCTCCACCTCCGGCGCGTCGGCAAACAGCATGAGCTTGTACTTCGGTGGCAGCGACTCGCCGCGATCGATGTGCTCCTTGATGATCTGCTTGTCGCGCTCGTTAAGATTCATGCCGCGATTGCGCCTCCCCCGAAAGCCACTCGAACACCCCGCTCCGCCGCAGCTACTATCCGACCCTTACCGGTCGTTGCAACACGACCACACACGAGCCACGAGGACCAGTCAGGACGCAACTTTGACTTGCCGCTCGCGCTTGCTATAGTTCCTGCCCGTGGTTCGCTTCCGAGCCACGGGTTTTCTTTTATGGGCTCGCGCGTTGTCGCAATCATACCCGCACGCTACGAGTCCACACGTCTCCCCGGTAAGCCACTCGCGGATATTCACGGCCAGCCAATGATTCAGCGCGTGTACGAACGCGCGCAGCGGGCCGCCGGCGTCGATCGTGTCTTGGTGGCGACGGACGATGCGCGTATTCGTGATGCGGTCGCGCACTTCGGCGGCGAGGTGGTGATGACCAGCGCCGCGCATCGCACCGGTACGGACCGCATCGCGGAGGTCGTCGCCAATCTCGACGCGGATATCGTGGTGAACGTGCAGGGCGATCTGCCGCTGCTCGATCCGACGATGGTGGCGGCGGCGGTGGCGCCGTTGCGCGCCGAGAGCGGTCTGCCGATGGCCACGATCAAAACCGCGATCCGCGGCGACGAGGAGTTGCGCAACCCGAACGTCGTGAAGGTGGTGACCGATCGCGACGGCTTCGCGCTGTACTTCTCGCGCAGTCCGCTGCCATACTGGCGCGACGGCGCCGCTCCGGCTGATGTCCTCGCTCACAAGCACATCGGGCTCTACGTCTACCGGCGCGACTTCTTGCTGACATTCGCCCGGCTGGCTCCGACGCCGCTGGAGCAGGCCGAGCAGCTCGAACAATTGCGGGCACTCGAATGGGGGTTTCGAATCAAGGTGGTGGAAGTCGCGGCGGCATCCATTGAAGTGGACACCGCGCGCGATCTGGAACGCGCCCGGGCGCTGATCGGCGCGGGCGCGTAACCGAAGGAGGGGGGACATGGCGATCGAGGCGAAGCGCACCAAATTTATTTTCGTAACCGGCGGCGTAGTCTCGTCCCTGGGCAAGGGACTGGCCTCCGCATCGATCGGCGCATTGCTCGAAGGCCGCGGGCTGAAGGTGTCCATCCTCAAGATGGACCCCTACATCAATGTCGACCCCGGCACGATGAGTCCGTTCCAGCACGGCGAGGTATTCGTCACCGACGACGGCGCCGAGACCGACCTCGACCTCGGCCACTACGAGCGCTTTCTGTCGGTCCGGATGAGTCAGAAGAACAATTTCACCACCGGCCA is a window encoding:
- a CDS encoding DUF1828 domain-containing protein; the protein is MSYLDLLKEQFNHHVAFRERRPGVLQLLAPLYHEDGDMMEIFLEPKNGTQERVRICDHGMTLMRLSYAFDLDTPNKERIFQKILAENHVAEENGNLFVETKPESLYPAVLQFAQTVAKVSNMQLYKREVIQSLFYELLAEFIEESLVKYRPRPGALPIPSRDDLEVDFEFDIKPRPIYLFAVRDTAKARLAAISCLEFQRAKLPFKSFVVHEDFEALTKKDRSRITSAGDKQFVSLDDFKKNAEQVLEREAA
- a CDS encoding site-specific DNA-methyltransferase, giving the protein MNLNERDKQIIKEHIDRGESLPPKYKLMLFADAPEVELIWQGKSSEVTTVALPFQSIEQIDEPRSEDLTGKTLDLFTADAQSGRQSSGWTNKLIWGDNKLVLASLKNGPLRREIEAAGGLKLIYIDPPFDVGADFSIDIEVGDETLTKEPSFIEERAYRDTWGKSGERYLQYIYERLRIMRDLLSDDGSIFVHIDWHVQPIVWLALDELFKPEHFHNSIVWGYHRFGVAAQKQFTRAHDTVLWFSKSNKWTFNLDDVRLPYSEKTKANFVGGIGGSGFGSGELNELGKIPEDYWVIAPAYKSLNEVLPFPTQKPEALLDRILKACSKRGDLVADFFCGSGTTLAVAEKLGRKWIGCDLGRFAIHTTRKRIIGVQRELKAAGQPYRSVEILNLGKYERQYFVGIDATLPEEQRRAQTIQREEHYLTLMLSAYKAERVFQTPPFHGRKGATMVVVGPIDAPVTLAQVNEVIAECRRKQISKVDVLGFEFEMGLTPAVQDEARAKGIGLSLKFIPKDVFDKRAVDRGQVVFYDVAYVEVLPKVKGLKATVTLKDFGVYYRQDDLDALGEKLKAGGSKVTVESGQVVKISKDKQGTVSREVLTKKWTDWIDYWAVDFDYENRREIIRVVEDGAEKDIWTGNYIFENEWQSFRTRKSRTLEFTSAEHEYSKNKRYKIAVKVIDIFGNDTTKVVEVKV
- the kdsB gene encoding 3-deoxy-manno-octulosonate cytidylyltransferase; amino-acid sequence: MGSRVVAIIPARYESTRLPGKPLADIHGQPMIQRVYERAQRAAGVDRVLVATDDARIRDAVAHFGGEVVMTSAAHRTGTDRIAEVVANLDADIVVNVQGDLPLLDPTMVAAAVAPLRAESGLPMATIKTAIRGDEELRNPNVVKVVTDRDGFALYFSRSPLPYWRDGAAPADVLAHKHIGLYVYRRDFLLTFARLAPTPLEQAEQLEQLRALEWGFRIKVVEVAAASIEVDTARDLERARALIGAGA